The Culex pipiens pallens isolate TS chromosome 2, TS_CPP_V2, whole genome shotgun sequence DNA window aaacagggaaaacctggaattgtcagggaattttatttgacctggaaaagtcagggaaagtcagggaattttaagctgggtcagggaatttcgatgatcttaaaaatattactacaaaatttcatttctttttgaaaattcgcccttgaactttgcaacattgataatatttaattttttatattgttcagTCCGGAAAGAACGCagaactccatataaaaaatgcttaagaaaagGGTTACGATGAAAATCGCGtagcttgtttgcaatatgtttaggtttaaaaatcaactaatttggatttgatttggatttccgttcaactgaaaattacaaattactagcGCACACAGGGTGGGACAATATGAAGCAGTTGCTCCACCATCCTCagagatttgttctaaaattggtcgTTTGCTTAGCATATAGGGACCATAgagaaaatcatacattttgtcagaaaaattgaataatttaaaaaatctgaaattctgaTGTTTTGGAAttgtttcttaattttttaaattcttattctaaaattctaaaaaaattgtaaggctagatttttttttccaaaatttcactttagtattcgttatctatttttttattattctcaaaattaaactgaactatgatttaaaaatgatccaaagtagtctaattttgtgtaatctaaaatgtaagcaaaatagtgatggtgaaatggaattaaaaattgaagaattaaattcaagaattaaagaaataaaacaaaagtttgtGGAAAAACAGGGTTGTTACACtcaactcatttttaaacatactgactatgaatatttaatttctttaaagttttgagtaatgttttttatccttatttattgttttttttttttaatcttgtgaatcttaaccatatttcaaacttttccTGAAGATACAGACAtttggatgtaacaaaaattattacTGGGCATGTTCCACAGTACGTGCTtctatcccaaatatgagcctgattggacgtaacagaagcttctccgcctttgaattttagatgggattcaagcagtagattttttttttaatttgaacattattgaagaaaaataaaaaaatccaaacattcaaaaattacagctggattattcagaaattaggaaataaaattaggaaaaatagtattaaaaaacccaaaaaaataaattcatattaaaaaagaaactaaaagattcgaaatttttgtatcaaaaatttaaaaaatttgaaaacaaaaatcaaagatatcaatatttaaaaataaaaaattaaaacaatcaagagaacaaaaaaaaatatttttaaattcttaaattcttaaagtcttaaattcttaaatttcttaaattcgtTTGAAAATTCCGCAAAaggcaacaattttaaaattaaaaatgacttctcactttattcaaattttcaattgtttttttttttttttttgactgaaatcttccctattgttgagtcgtgtttatctgttgctatttcttttatcgcggtgttttgttacaatttttggtcctaagcatgttttaaaagtttaccaaaaatacaatagtattatttgtgttaatcctttaccattccataaattgagtaagggctcaaacctcacttgtttgaaaaaagggtgaagattgaaaacaattgacTGTAAAAGAGAGtttgttttataaatatcaagtatcaatagtaagagaatgatgagtgtattttgaagaataaaaatgagaagctagatgtattagatgtaaaattagacaatagttaataaatagagatacaaaacaagcttagattatagtaatcataatttataggacagataaagaattattcaaataaataaattcgcaataaaatcaaaaaagattaggcgaatgataaatagacttgatattactagtacattaaggaaaagtatatttttaaggaaacaaaaaacaaaacaaagtttgttacagcagtatcaattgatagaaaagagtggaaaagctttgagagataagagaatcaaatgttagtaaaattaaaatcaaatgttggatattaaatagaagaatcagtgaagaattgggaatcagaagagcaaaataaaaataggagataggtggtagctgagaatgaagagaagagaaaccccgttgtgcgatgtttcaggtacatccacagcagttgactcaacatactgcgaatcaaaacaataccgtctacaatcacaaattacttccctttcccacattgtcgcgcccctttcttttagccgtctcgactctgacccgcggtggtcaaaggtttacgatccgtttccacaggccaccagctaggtcatcataaaaaccaagccaacgtggaggtaagaaaataggacactcgcaaggaaccagagctatactgttttgatcaagataattcggatgatctaacagaactacggatgtagttagttacgctccttccaggatgttccttacgtggacgtcaaccgaagagcacgcaacaaggtcagtgccattgcatgctcttaggtatcaatccttggcctgcaagcTATCTTTAAGGGAAATTGGATGCTTAATTCATCAGATTTTTGATTGCTTGGATTTTTTAGGCAACATTGATCGCGTGCTTGGTAAATTCTGCAACTGCAAGATTACAATTCGTTATCTCAAGAGATTGCAATTCTCCCAACATGAAAcaatgattcttatgtaaaatcgtctgAGAAACACGATGGTGATGTTCAACTCAAAATTAAATCGCATGTATATTAAGAAAGTTACATgtcaagttttcaattgcgcaaaatGCATCAAAGTTTGATTCCGATCTAGATTCcgatcaaaaatttgaaatatgttgCCAATAAATTCAGCGCCCAAGAGCACGAGAggtttttcttgagaaaaaacgTACGTTAGTCGCAAAACTTCGAggcggtgccaaaaaagaaggggtggtccaatttgattcaaaatcgggattcttacatgtttCGATAGTATCAATATCAATATACCAAATTTAGGCTTGATCAGAGAATGTCATTTTCGAATCTCACCTATCAATCGTATTAATAGGATAAGATAAGTTTCTAAGCACCCTAATGCGcatccatagcatcgtagctcgggtgGCTTGCCGACGAGTTTCATTTGACATCACGTTACGTTACGTACATTAATCTCAACGTTTCTTCTCTCCAACAGGTACTCCTGGTAACATCGTCCCGCCGGCCCGAGCTCTGGATCGTCCCGGGCGGGGGCGTCGAGCCGGACGAAGAATCTTCCCTCACAGCAACGCGCGAGGTCCTGGAGGAGGCAGGCGTCACCGGGGAACTGGGTCGATGTCTAGGAATCTTCGAAGTGAGTGCTTTTGTGATGTTTGTGGGTGTTTTTGAGTTGctgatgtttaaatttttatttgtagAATACTGAACACATGCACCGGACCGAGGTGTTCGTCATGGTCGTCACCCAGGAGCTGGAGGAGTGGGAGGACTCGAAGACGATCGGCCGCAAGCGGCAGTGGTTCTCGATCGAGGAAGCCCTCGCGCAGCTGGCCCTTCACAAGCCGACCCAGCGCCACTATCTGCAGCAGCTGCGCCACTCCAAGAACAACTCGACGTCGACGGCCAACTGCATACACATAGTGACGGACGATCCGGACGACGAGCCGGATTTGGCGGAGGCTGCTGTGGAATCCAACGAGGACCCTGGTGAGGAGGCAACCGGTGAAGAGGAACCGACGTCGGAGGCAGCGTCCTAAGTAGCGAGGAGAGGTGGTTCTGGATCTGGGTTTGGGTAAGCGCATTCTTTCGGATGGAAAGAACATCGTTAGTTGCACATACACACACGCGCGGGAAAGCCCACACACAATATTTCCCACTTAATATTGCCTTCATTTCCGCCCTCTTatacaaaagaaaaaagaaaagaaaacccGGACACCGAATAATCGAACTCAGCGTATTGTCGAAGCCTGTTCTCTTCTGCAtgatttgtttgtttctttAAGACCACGTTTTGCTCACACTTCCGGGTCTGAAAATACTCCACAGACAGATTGTCCGTTTGTCACCGACACACACACTTCAGATTGAGAGAGAAAAACTATTTTAGCTTTTACAATTACTCAACGGGAAGAAAGTTAATATCaaagttttttgcaattgtTTTGTTGTACCAATATTTTTTGTACCACCATTTCTCTATACAAAGCAACACTCATACACACTCACACCCTGAAAGCAGCAGACTAACGATCAAGTTAAAAACAACTGAGACAGAGATCGCGACGCGCGCGCGCATGAGCAGtggttgaacattttaaataataatcacgttTATACAAACAAACATATTAACAAgaagatgaagaaaaaaaatgctaaaaataataaaaaaaactattgataaCTGATGAAAGAAAATCTACCTAACActaaaaaacaaaacgaaaGTAAAtgcaaaaacaagcaaaacacaTACACACGATGATAAAAAAGTAACCTTCTAACTATTAAGAGAGACAACAGTTAGCCAGAAAAGAAAAGTGTAACAGCTTATCAAAACTGATATATAATTTACCGGGTTTGAGAGCACGCAAGCCCCCCGCGCAGAAACTAACCATGATTGTTTCGATCTTGTTTATTATTTGAAcgcttttttttcgcaaacagAGGAAGAACGGATTGTGACGAAAGCTGCACAGCAACGTTAAGTAACGAAAGGAACGATAGGATTTCTAAATTATACTTTGAACATACTTTTAAGAGCAAGAAAATGAAAGGAAACGTAACGATAATTTATTAACATTAGAGCATGGTAATGTCACTGTTATCAGGCAGGAAGGATTCACGAAGAGGGAAGAGCAAATCTTTaagcaaggaaaaaaaatgcataaaatgtATTTGactttattaagaaaaaaaaagtgggtAAGGCTTTTCACTTGATCCGAAACACAAACTCGCACACAtgtttcaattcaaaaataagttcaatttaTTTCACGTCCTCAACCTAAATACACTATCGAATGGTGTAACCCGTCAGCAAGTATCCACTATTGGCGGACATGGTCACGTCCGGGTGGGTGCGGTTCGGCAGAATCTGGTACTGCCGCATCCAGTTGGACGTAATGCGCAGATACGTCACGTTGGCGGCCGCCTTCAGCTCCATGTAGCACTCGGTCAGGATTTCCCGCGTCGTGCTAAACACCACCACAGGTCGGCTCGGTTTCACGAACGGCAACAGCGCCTTGATAATGTTCTGCGGATGCTCCTTGGCCACGATGACCAACGCGTCAAACTTTTCCCCCATCAGCTCGCAGGCGGCCGCGTTGTCCAGTTCCCACTGCTGCGGCGGCTTCTTCGCGACTTCCTCCAGCTTGGGTTGCTTTGCCTCTGGACCATCATCCTCGGACGATTCGATCTTTCTCTTGTGATTCTCCTCATCTCCTCCCTCCGCAATCACCACTTCCTTCCCGTTTTCCACACCCTTCTCACTCTCTTTCTGCTTGCTCTGATGAAAGTGCCTCAAAACCGAGTAAATGTTCACCGAAATACACCGCTCCAACTGTTCCTGCGGAAAGTCCATCGCCTGAAGCGCCTGCTTCTGCGCCACATTCCCCGGGTGCAGATGCACGACCCGCCCCGAACTACCCGCTCCAATCGAGTTCAGGAACGCCGCCGGCAGCAACCCGTTCGTGCCCGACTCGTACAGCAAAAAGTTCCCCACCGAACACACCCCGCTGTACGAAATGATCTGCGACAGCGTGTCGAACCGCACGCCCATCACCTTGTCCACGTCCAGCCGCCAGTAAATGTCCGCAATCAGCCGGATCGACGGCCGCTTAATCTGCACGTACTCAAAGTACTTCTTCTCCTTCCGCTTCAAATACTTTTCCTGCGAGTACTCCGTCTTCGACGCGAAACTCTTCGAGTTCTCCACCAGCTTGCCCACAATCTCCGACGAAGACTCGCACTCCTCGCGCAGCTTCTGAATCTCCTCCGCGGACAGGTTCTGCGTGCTGCGATCGTCCACGATGTTCCGGTTGTCCACTCCGCTCTCCTTGATCAGCAGCTCCTTCAGGTTGCGAATCTCCGTCACCGGGTCCAGCGAGTATAGCCGCCGGTTGCGGCCCTCCTTCGGCACCAGCTGGAACGTGCTGTGGTACGGTTGGTTCTCGAGCGCGCGCAGCTCAATCTGGTCCTTGCCCAGGTGGACGGTCGTGTCCAGGCTGGTGAACTTTTGCAGCTTGGTGTACTTTTGGCGCTTGATCACGAGGAAGTCCCCCACTTTGATGGTGTCCGACATGGTTGAGCTGGAAGAGTTTAGTTGAGGTTACCACCCACGTTGGAATCTATACCCATGACCTAACAGCAAtgtaaaacactcaaaaagccaaaaaaaacttattgcacctttttaaaaaacgtaaggtggttggtgccttccttacattcaTACCTACATTGAATACATCTAGTAAAAATATCATCATTCccctttaacaattttaacaggTTCAGCTTTATCACTCCTTTCTTTaaataggattgtcagatcgtcaatgtttttgggctcgttggaaagatcttttgataacccaTTAGCCcgggttaaaaaataaaaatgctcaaatctaaaaatatatgaGATTGCCCAAAAGAGCACTCCGAATTGGGCctcaatttggttgaaaactggcttgcatTGAGcaggaaaaagtttaaaaaaaaaaaaaaaaaaagcaatccactttaacccccgggtcttttgtggtctctgttgcaagtttctgctcatttctaggcgtccgaaggttatgtgtggtgagtcactcaaaacctcttttacgcaaatggaccgacgttttacttccccatccgatagaaggccaggaggataaggcgggaatcgaacccacgccccatagcaacttagggatcggcagtcgaagccgctaaccaccgcgccacgtcATTTATTTGCGGCTGACTGTGCAAGATTAGCTAAGGCCTTTGGTCTTGCCTAGAagcagattcattccggcgtcacCGATATCCCATGCTCCCAGCAAAATGTACGGggaaaatcaaagcacactaagaaaaCTGCTTCGATCAGAGGACGTCACATgtcaatcagccaccacgtggcaaaagaaaatctgaaaatttaggttcaaaattatatttgtcGTGTATAAAGTGCTTTTGCACATATATCTaaccaaaatttaattaaaatgttataacatttagtaaaatgttaaaaaattgacaaaaccaattttaaagccaaatttggagAAATCCTTCTGCCACAATGTCATAGATAGCGACTTAGGTGACCTCAAGACGGATGGAATGAGGCCTATGGTTCCTAtggttttatagcctttcctcaagattttatatgttttgctCAACGCGACTTGTTTCACATAGATATAGATTTCTGTCTTCATCTAAAAATCTGCTCGATTGTGCTTGTTGCACTCTGTAAACATATTCTACGTTTTACATTTTGAGATGTtcatatttgatttaaaattttcgaatatcCTACCTAACTAAACCCAAAGGCAATTATAAGTATAATACAGTGCTGGTCAGTCATAGGCTGTTGTTTACTTTTGATCAGATTTTTCATATGCGAACCAAAGTTTGAACCATTCAAACTAAGCTTACCTTGTGCCTTAGTTATTCACCTTTATTCGAAACTAAAATTTAGTCCTAATAACTtcttatttcaattaaaattagttAATTCAACTACTGCCAACAGGCATTCTACGCCGAAGCAACCGCGTGTGAGAATCAAAACATTCTAAATTTCGATGCGCGGCTCTTTTGTTGACATGTTCTACTTTGACAGCACCCATTGTAACACCACGTTACGATGCGTTACAAAATAATGATGTGTCAAAAATTCACATAGTTGACAGACACCATCCGTCAGCGCCTCTGAAAAAGAAGGGGGGGTCGCAAACTTTTACGCCATCCACCATCTGATTTTTGTTTATCGCGGAAGCTGCGCAAATTAAAATTCGCTATTTTCGGGACTGGACCGCGTCGAAAAAAGGTAAATCTAATTCCAGTGGTTTGAGGTGCTGCCGCAGGAAATGGCGGAATCGCTGGAGAACGGTGCACCGATGGGTTCCAGCGCGTCCTCGTCCAGTGTGGCTGCTAATCTGGTGGAGCCACCGTCACCCAGCAGTAGTGGCAGCAATGGCGACGAAAACAAACAATCGCTCGAGCAGCAGCAAGGGGAGAAATCGGACACCGAGCTGGGTGAGTCGGAATCGGATTTTTGCGGGGCTTCCGTGAGCTTATTTTTTCTTTACTATTTTTTGCAGTTAAAATGGAATGTCCAGTTTGTCTCCAGACGTGCATCCACCCAGCGAAATTGCCCTGTGGTCACATCTTTTGTTTTCTCTGCGTCAAGGTGAGTGGCGAGTTTTTCAACTGGGTCATACTTTTTTATTAGTTTGCTCTAAAAAAGCAATACAAAACATAGTTGtattatgttgataaaaaaattcgcAATTCATTATCTCGGCTCAACGGAATTtgtccgttttggtctcattcaatccgccttggggtcccataagtcgctaatAGCACTACTCGCTATTCAAAATTGAGACGTTTACTTAAGTCATTCAAAGGTTTAGATGATtatgaaaatgtgatttttgaaaaaacaaaaaccaattatgttacacattttcaaaaagatatttaaaagaCCATTCTAACTAGTCCAAAACGtttaagatctgacaatcctctcaaaagttataagcacttatgaCTTATGTGCTATTTATACACCCTTTTGAGATCGAACctcaaacattttgatgaaaacgttgtccgcaTCTTTCTTGCGGCTCATCGTTGGGTGAGTAATCAGAAGGCCTTTCCAACACgctaaagattgaagatctaaaaacccaatcaaatgaaaaatataaccatatcaatgtgaggaaggcttcaaccacctatgggtggattaagtaacctTATTCAtacttttcaaagattttttaaatcttgcaaCCTAGATTTGAGTTAGGGTCACATATGAGGAACATAACTAggaaatatttgaataattgtTTAAAATCGTTTCTTGAAACTCCGTTGTAGAACTACTTTATTTTCCTATCATTCTCATGTAACGAAGAAGCCTAATTTTCGTCGCCAAAATTAACATTACTGAACAGTACTGTTCAGCATCCTTTTAGTGCTTAAAAGTTTAACTTTCCTACACTTACATCGTAATATGTAATGTAATAATTTTCGATACTGTTTTGAaagttcgagccaaacatttcattagggcacaaaaccaaaacgtaaacattcgggattgctccactattccattcattagtacactctctacatgccctccaagattcagattgatagcaaacaatttcctattgaaaaatcacaaacacaaaagggcacataacaatgttcactccaaactagacaaaaagttcaattgtgcccttttctttttcgttaggTTCTCGTACTTGAGGAACTTTTTGTGTtgtaaagtgaacttttcatacattttaacactaattcacttcaaaaaaaagtttggt harbors:
- the LOC120420808 gene encoding diphosphoinositol polyphosphate phosphohydrolase 1, yielding MVKEKPNSTRIYDKDGYRRRAACICVRSEAEEEVLLVTSSRRPELWIVPGGGVEPDEESSLTATREVLEEAGVTGELGRCLGIFENTEHMHRTEVFVMVVTQELEEWEDSKTIGRKRQWFSIEEALAQLALHKPTQRHYLQQLRHSKNNSTSTANCIHIVTDDPDDEPDLAEAAVESNEDPGEEATGEEEPTSEAAS
- the LOC120420806 gene encoding tRNA (adenine(58)-N(1))-methyltransferase non-catalytic subunit TRM6, whose amino-acid sequence is MSDTIKVGDFLVIKRQKYTKLQKFTSLDTTVHLGKDQIELRALENQPYHSTFQLVPKEGRNRRLYSLDPVTEIRNLKELLIKESGVDNRNIVDDRSTQNLSAEEIQKLREECESSSEIVGKLVENSKSFASKTEYSQEKYLKRKEKKYFEYVQIKRPSIRLIADIYWRLDVDKVMGVRFDTLSQIISYSGVCSVGNFLLYESGTNGLLPAAFLNSIGAGSSGRVVHLHPGNVAQKQALQAMDFPQEQLERCISVNIYSVLRHFHQSKQKESEKGVENGKEVVIAEGGDEENHKRKIESSEDDGPEAKQPKLEEVAKKPPQQWELDNAAACELMGEKFDALVIVAKEHPQNIIKALLPFVKPSRPVVVFSTTREILTECYMELKAAANVTYLRITSNWMRQYQILPNRTHPDVTMSANSGYLLTGYTIR